In Pirellulales bacterium, the sequence CCCTGGGTTACGTGACCCCGGCAGAATTCGCGGCCCGCTGTGCTGCTTCCGCTTCGGCTACGCCTACGCTCCAGCAGCACAGCGGAGTTACCCGACCCTTACCTTCATAACCCCTGGTACAGAAAATCAAGGCAAGTCAGCGTCGCCCTTAACTTTCTTACCCCCGACTTTTTGCCATTCGTAGAAGCCGTCCGCCGCCACTAGGCAGCGGCGCTTCTTGATGGCAGAGCGGAACATGGGCTTGGTGGCCACGGTCTCACTCACAGCGTTAATCGGGGCGAATTTTGCATCGTTCGCCCACGATGGTACGAAGCCCCACTGCATTTGGGACAATACGCGGCCATTGTCGGTTTGGCGTATCACGAAAATGTTATTCGTTGGGCAAATATTAAACAGCGGAATATCTTCTAGCGTCTGCTGCACCGTGGCCCCATAAGCGTCCAGCAGCCGGTTCAGCCGTTCGCGTAATGTAAATCGTCCGCACATAAAGTATCATGGTGGAATGAAAGTAGAATGGCAATTCGATCATATCGATGTCGAGCGACTTCA encodes:
- a CDS encoding SOS response-associated peptidase, which codes for MCGRFTLRERLNRLLDAYGATVQQTLEDIPLFNICPTNNIFVIRQTDNGRVLSQMQWGFVPSWANDAKFAPINAVSETVATKPMFRSAIKKRRCLVAADGFYEWQKVGGKKVKGDADLP